The Candidatus Syntrophosphaera sp. genome includes a region encoding these proteins:
- the rpmB gene encoding 50S ribosomal protein L28, which yields MSRICDICGKQAQVGNHRSHALNATKRRFYPNLQVVKAIIGGGVKKVKVCSSCLKANKVRKAVSE from the coding sequence ATGTCAAGAATATGTGATATATGCGGAAAGCAAGCCCAGGTCGGCAATCATCGCAGCCACGCGCTGAATGCCACCAAACGCCGTTTTTATCCCAATTTGCAGGTGGTGAAAGCGATCATCGGCGGCGGCGTTAAGAAAGTGAAGGTTTGTTCATCCTGCCTGAAGGCGAACAAGGTTCGCAAGGCAGTGTCTGAATAA